Below is a window of Halolamina sp. CBA1230 DNA.
GGCTGACTGCCTGCCGTCGGCGATCACTCGCCCGCAGCGTTTCGGACCGCGTCGGCGACGGTCGGGGAGTCGGGTTCGACGCCGGGGTCGCCGGCCAGCCAGCGGTACGTGACGGTCCCGTCGGCGTCGAGAACGAACACCGATCGGCGGGCGACGTCGTCGATGCCGAACCGGTCGTAGCGCGTGCGGACACCGTACGCGTCCCGCAAAACGCTCCCCCCGATATCCAAAAGGCCTATAGTCGGGAGTGAGGTACACCCGCATAGAGATGTTCCAGACTGCGCCGCTACAAGTACCGATCCCCGGGGGGCCCGAGCTCGTCATCATCCTCCTCGTGCTCGTGCTCCTGTTCGGCGCGAACAAGATCCCGAAGCTGGCTCGGTCGACCGGGCAGGCGATGGGTGAGTTCCAGAAGGGCCGACAGGAGCTGAACGAGGAGCTCGAAGACATGAAGGAAGGGCCGAACACGGACGACGACACCACCTCCTCGACGACCACGGAGAACGAGGACGAGGAGACGACGACCGAGACCGAGACGTCGTCTTCGTCCTCGAACCAGTAGCGCCGAAGCGTGTTCTTTTGACCTCCGGGCCGGTAGCGGCAGTAGGGCGTGTGGCCTAGCGGACAAGGCGAGGGGTTCCTAACTCCTCGAGCGTGGGTTCGAATCCCACCACGCCCGTCTTCCGGCGAACGAAGTGAGCCGTGAAAACAGCTCAGGGGGGATTCGAATCAGGGAGGTCGCGCGCAGCGAGCGAGCACGTCCGACCGTGGTTCGAATCCCACCACGCCCGCTCTCGTGTCGAGCGAAGCGAGACCGAGAGCGTCGCGTGTGGGATTCCGAACCCTGTCAGTCGCAGCGACCGAGCGAAGCGAGGTCGACCGTCTGACTCCGGTTCGAACCCACCACGCCACTGGTGAAGTCGGCGTCCGACGACTCGCCGTTAATAACTCAACCCTCACAAATTACCAAATACTCGCATAGAGACCCGCCGTATTAGCAGTGAGATTATTAACTGCGTAGCGACTACCCTCGTGTATGAGCGGCCACGGGGGAGCAAGCGACGACACCGACCCACCCGACAACGAGCGGACAGCCGACGCCGACGAGGAGTCCCTCCAGCTCACCGTCCCCGAGATGGACTGCCCGTCGTGTGCCGGCAAGGTCGAGCGCAGCGTCCGCGAACTCGACGCCGTCGCGGACGTCGACCCGCAGGTGACCACCGGCACGCTGACCGTGCGCTACGACCCCGACGGGGCCACTCCCGAGGACGTGGCCGAGCGCGTCGAGGGCGCGGGGTACGCGGTCGAGTCCGGCGTCGGCGAGGCGACCGAGACGTTCACCGCACCGGAGATGGACTGCGCCTCCTGTGCCGGGAAAGTCGAGAACGCTGTCGCGGACGTCGACGGCGTCACCACCTACCGGACCCAGCCCACCACCGGGAAGGTTACGGTCACGTTCGACCGCGGGCGAACGACCGCCGACGAGGTCACGCGGGCGATCGAGAACGCCGGCTACGAGGTGGTCGACTCGACCGCCGACGGCGGCGACGGCGGCGTCGCCGAAACCGAGAGCGTCTGGCGGAGCCGACGGGCGATCAAGACGTGGGTCAGCGGCGTGTTCACTGCGCTCGGCCTGCTGTTCGAGTTCGTTCTCGGCGGGGCGAACGCCGAGCTGCTGGCCGCCGGCGCGGTGACGATCACGACCGCCGACGCGCTGTTCCTCGCCGCGGTCGTCGCGGGCGGGCAGGAGATCGTCCGCGGCGGCTACTACTCGCTGCGGAACCGCAACCTCGACATCGACCTGCTGATGAGCCTCGCGATCCTCGGCGCCGTCGCCGTCAGCCTGGGGTTCGGCGAGGCGCTGTACATGGAGGCCGCGACGCTCGCGTTCCTGTTCAGCGTCGCCGAACTGCTGGAGCGCTACTCGAT
It encodes the following:
- a CDS encoding twin-arginine translocase TatA/TatE family subunit, with product MFQTAPLQVPIPGGPELVIILLVLVLLFGANKIPKLARSTGQAMGEFQKGRQELNEELEDMKEGPNTDDDTTSSTTTENEDEETTTETETSSSSSNQ